One region of Oncorhynchus gorbuscha isolate QuinsamMale2020 ecotype Even-year unplaced genomic scaffold, OgorEven_v1.0 Un_scaffold_8154, whole genome shotgun sequence genomic DNA includes:
- the LOC124029909 gene encoding tensin-3-like, with product MARYALTHSPAHSFDEQDDSGLGSYGTADCPVSASPLLGNGGMERGMLMSGSMDQQGTIRTQQHQQLQAQGPCLPLLPEKRRASDGEHSWRELLSIPFPNVLPDLSASAQMPSTASPLPDVLAIKQVTVKFVQDTSKFWYKPDISRDQAISVLKDKEPGCFIVRDSHSFRGAYGLAMKVATPPPSVLQQTKR from the exons ATGGCCCGCTATGCCCTCACCCACAGCCCCGCACACAGCTTTGATGAGCAGGACGACTCAGGCCTGGGGAGCTACGGCACCGCCGACTGCccagtctctgcctctcctctactGGGGAACGGCGGCATGGAGAGGGGCATGTTGATGTCTGGTTCCATGGACCAGCAGGGCACCATCCGGacccagcagcaccagcagctcCAGGCCCAGGGGCCTTGCCTCCCGCTGCTGCCCGAGAAGAGGAGGGCGTCAGACGGGGAGCACTCCTGG CGGGAGCTCCTCAGTATCCCCTTCCCCAatgtcctgcctgacctctcAGCCTCTGCACAGATGCCGAGCACTGCCTCACCTCTGCCAG ATGTCCTGGCCATCAAGCAGGTGACTGTAAAATTTGTGCAAGACACATCGAAATTCTGGTACAAGCCTGATATCTCCAGGGACCAAG ctatCTCAGTCCTGAAGGACAAAGAGCCTGGGTGTTTCATTGTACGCGACAGCCACTCCTTCAGAGGTGCCTATGGGCTGGCCATGAAGGTGGCCACACCCCCTCCCTCAGTCCTGCAGCAGACCAAGAGAG